A genome region from Penicillium psychrofluorescens genome assembly, chromosome: 3 includes the following:
- a CDS encoding uncharacterized protein (ID:PFLUO_005245-T1.cds;~source:funannotate), which produces MSLQAVPPGPSQDLPPGPGVFTQEQIRCLEEDAIFLPQPQSLTPHASGKRKVSAAFSSPRSVSSSSSSSSASVKTRGFQPSVIQTFDIPMAEESVEVLEFIGFVADVARLIYDRYLNRPNPAQNPDDLMAYVSGHIGSLKSSRYDNMSHSEALSQIGLNLQIQEAITDPIFAHVFGTQTLHYWAKNTVENNYAALLGRQDLLKSYANQRMTHKKKNKRPRLEGGLPQEQGPSQQPAVTATINMTPRDFQFPEGHVVMQSDVDILGDHVSLYKGKAHMELKHSDEIINNDGSVNLSPLSTHPGGDFNWNFSAHYWTPEKETAEEYRKYAARRCPTVDTCMVHIQIPWSFIHGLHREELWYSPNWKEYIWTCRKGRRPNQKYDHLWERGQADVVRGHVCSTTSGQINRIREENVQTNINEENAMRLPSGKKASQWMFLQNNTIDRLAEEIRGKMHFTIFEATARSPTTTA; this is translated from the coding sequence ATGTCCCTTCAAGCGGTTCCACCTGGGCCTTCCCAGGACCTTCCCCCCGGTCCAGGTGTGTTTACGCAGGAACAAATCAGGTGCCTCGAGGAGGACGCCATTTTCCTTCCCCAGCCTCAATCACTGACACCACACGCCAGTGGAAAGAGAAAGGTCTCAGCTGCATTCAGTTCGCCAAGGTCTGTTTCaagctcatcatcatcctcatcagcgTCCGTCAAGACTCGGGGTTTCCAACCTAGCGTCATCCAAACATTCGACATTCCGATGGCGGAAGAGAGCGTCGAAGTCCTCGAGTTCATTGGATTCGTGGCAGATGTTGCAAGACTCATCTATGACCGATACCTCAACCGCCCCAATCCGGCGCAGAATCCTGATGATCTCATGGCGTATGTCTCTGGTCATATCGGCTCTCTGAAGTCATCACGATACGACAACATGAGCCACAGTGAAGCGCTCAGCCAGATTGGCCTCAATctccaaatccaagaagcaaTCACTGATCCGATATTTGCCCACGTCTTTGGTACCCAGACTCTCCATTACTGGGCCAAGAATACCGTCGAAAACAATTATGCTGCTCTCCTTGGCCGGCAGGATCTGCTCAAGAGTTACGCGAATCAGCGCATGACgcacaagaaaaagaacaaacGGCCGAGGCTTGAGGGCGGCCTCCCTCAGGAACAAGGCCCGTCGCAGCAGCCGGCTGTGACGGCGACCATCAATATGACACCTCGCGATTTCCAATTTCCGGAGGGGCACGTGGTGATGCAGAGTGATGTCGATATCCTGGGCGACCATGTTTCGTTGTACAAGGGCAAGGCACATATGGAATTAAAGCATTCGGATGagatcatcaacaacgatGGGAGTGTTAACCTGAGCCCGCTCTCAACACATCCAGGTGGAGATTTCAACTGGAACTTCAGCGCCCACTACTGGACTCCTGAGAAGGAAACAGCCGAGGAGTACCGGAAATACGCAGCCAGAAGATGCCCCACAGTTGATACCTGCATGGTGCATATTCAGATCCCATGGTCATTCATTCACGGCCTCCACAGGGAAGAGCTATGGTATTCTCCCAACTGGAAGGAGTACATCTGGACATGCAGGAAAGGGCGCAGACCGAACCAGAAATACGACCATCTCTGGGAACGTGGGCAAGCCGACGTTGTCAGAGGCCATGTCTGCTCTACCACAAGCGGACAGATCAACCGTATCCGCGAAGAGAACGTCCAAACGAACATTAATGAGGAAAATGCGATGCGATTGCCGTCTGGCAAGAAGGCCTCTCAATGGATGTTCCTTCAAAACAATACAATCGATCGACTGGCTGAAGAGATTCGGGGAAAGATGCACTTCACCATTTTCGAGGCTACTGCACGCTCACCCACGACCACGGCCTAG
- a CDS encoding uncharacterized protein (ID:PFLUO_005243-T1.cds;~source:funannotate), which yields MERDTSIAEPKYSSARERSASFERVFYKNSYSFGMKGINYYMLYGGTNWGNLGFPYGYTSYDYGAAIREDRTLMREKYSELKLQANFFKVAPAWLLADAHDFTNDSQIANTDAITVTALTASLTAFYVVRHSNYSSEASTSYKMRVSTSVGHLELPHLGGSLVLHGRDSKIMTTDFLAGHAHILYSTTEIFTWQAYTKKTVILLYAGPDEDNEVAFKTTERPHIMEGRLDGVKSKNGILHVRWKTQRERTVFRAGDVEVYLMVLAALDWKYADSLPEIRSGYDDRQWTLADHISTNDTQSRNLTTPTSLYASDYGYNTGALLYRTHFVANGKEKKISVETQGGSAYGVSIWLNETFLGSWVGSPSRESYYQNMTLPELTAEEKYTLTVLQDMMGQEESGPIGPNSLNLKVSKSKTPRGILNYQLDGHEAATLCWRLTGNLGGENYHDRTRGPLNEGGLYAERQGWFQPYPPIDSVEFSPGSPMEGILKPGVGFYTASFTLDMPEGWDIPLSFTFANVTEAIPTPYRALLFVNGYQFGKYLNHVGPQTSFPVPVGILDYHGENWVSMTLWAMENGGAKVAGLVLEATAEIQSGYGGVALSPMPRWKMRTCAY from the exons ATGGAACGTGATACATCAATTGCAGAGCCCAAATACTCCTCTGCACGTGAGCGAA GTGCATCTTTTGAACGAGTGTTCTACAAGAATTCGTACAGTTTCGGGATGAAAGGCATTAACTACTATATG TTATACGGAGGAACCAATTGGGGCAATCTTGGGTTTCCCTATGGCTATACTTCCTACGACTACGGCGCGGCAATCAGAGAAGATCGCACATTGATGCGCGAGAAGTACTCTGAGCTCAAATTACAggccaacttcttcaaggTAGCCCCTGCGTGGTTGTTGGCGGACGCACACGATTTCACAAATGACAGTCAAATCGCCAATACCGACGCCATCACTGTCACGGCCCTGACCGCGAGTCTCACTGCGTTCTACGTGGTGCGACACTCAAACTATTCCAGTGAAGCGAGTACGAGCTACAAAATGCGAGTGTCGACTTCGGTGGGCCATCTTGAGCTTCCACATCTTGGTGGATCATTGGTTTTGCACGGTCGCGACTCAAAGATCATGACGACGGACTTCTTGGCCGGTCATGCACATATTCTCTACTCTACAACTGAAATCTTCACATGGCAAGCCTATACAAAAAAGACTGTCATATTACTTTATGCGGGGCCGGATGAAGACAATGAAGTGGCATTTAAGACAACGGAAAGGCCTCACATCATGGAAGGCCGACTGGATGGAGTCAAGTCCAAGAACGGAATCCTTCATGTACGATGGAAGACACAACGAGAGCGCACAGTTTTCCGAGCAGGTGATGTAGAGGTGTATCTCATGG TTCTGGCCGCATTGGATTGGAAATATGCGGATAGCCTACCCGAGATACGGTCAGGGTATGATGACCGCCAGTGGACGCTCGCCGACCACATCAGCACGAATGACACTCAGAGCCGCAATCTCACAACTCCGACCAGTCTCTATGCCAGTGACTACGGATACAATACAGGCGCCCTGCTCTATCGCACTCACTTTGTAGCTAATggcaaagagaagaagatttCCGTCGAAACGCAAGGAGGCTCGGCATACGGAGTATCAATTTGGCTAAACGAGACATTCCTTGGTTCTTGGGTTGGTAGTCCAAGCCGAGAGAGCTACTATCAAAATATGACACTTCCAGAGTTGACAGCCGAAGAGAAGTATACACTGACAGTGCTGCAAGATATGATGGGACAGGAGGAGAGCGGGCCAATAGGGCCAAACTCATTG AATTTGAAAGTGTCAAAGAGCAAAACCCCTCGAGGGATTCTAAATTACCAACTCGACGGACATGAAGCGGCAACCCTATGTTGGAGACTCACTGGCAATCTCGGCGGCGAGAACTATCACGATCGAACACGCGGTCCGTTGAACGAAGGAGGACTCTACGCTGAGCGGCAAGGCTGGTTCCAGCCGTATCCCCCGATTGACTCCGTAGAATTCTCCCCGGGCTCACCAATGGAAGGTATATTGAAGCCCGGCGTCGGTTTCTACACGGCTTCTTTTACGCTGGACATGCCAGAGGGCTGG GATATCCCCCTGTCGTTTACCTTTGCCAACGTCACGGAGGCAATCCCCACACCGTATCGCGCGCTATTATTCGTCAATGGATACCAATTCGGGAAGTATCTAAACCACGTCGGACCGCAGACATCCTTCCCAGTCCCGGTAGGGATTCTCGATTACCACGGCGAGAATTGGGTTTCCATGACACTCTGGGCCATGGAAAATGGTGGCGCCAAAGTTGCAGGTCTAGTACTGGAGGCTACTGCGGAGATACAGTCAGGCTATGGGGGCGTGGCACTGAGCCCCATGCCTAGATGGAAAATGAGGACTTGTGCATATTGA
- a CDS encoding uncharacterized protein (ID:PFLUO_005246-T1.cds;~source:funannotate), giving the protein MSDRALNLLLLVPALLAVTASCIILPNHGYRLDTAGNLLDSHDGKLYHFEDKYYFYGTSYSCGFRWRTADFTSPFCGFKSYSSTDLLTWEDEGFLFDAQTEYWQTMCADVAACFRPKVLKNPKYNEYIMWMNSGSSNYSYTVFNSSSPTGPFVQVGQPVMPYARGNTSYGNGDFGIHIGPDGTGYIAFDTTPHVSGPSLFATPNITYGIVQRLTPDYKATEKAYMVTDLTNIEAWDIWYRNGWWYLTFGHICGFCDATDTSYIKSRDPLGPWREADRVRITDSSCNGQHNMVAKLPRAQQHDEDDDFVYLYGSDNWIGQVNEGKAGSHWEPLKFRPDGSIQPLDCYAPSYDVPVKTTTPKIESVMDHAAVKSGPGNYTWSCDLGVMNHNFLWQFFRAPKSGNVTAFGVNIAQQANNYPLELSLSQVRNIEKLFTPNGGVDSLWSDSFAVESLGWSLPMLTGEYYSISASTTGGTVPYCYMYRSIEKDSKRKHDESADTFMAEIQQGKYPLFPLEGKEMIFYVHIE; this is encoded by the exons ATGTCCGATCGCGCATTGAATCTACTTTTGCTGGTTCCAGCATTGCTTGCTGTCACAGCATCCTGCATAATCCTTCCCAATCATGGCTATCGTCTCGACACCGCTGGAAATCTCCTGGACAGTCACGACGGAAAGCTGTACCATTTCGAAGACAAGTACTACTTCTACGGCACGTCTTACTCATGTGGATTCCGATGGCGTACGGCAGATTTCACCTCGCCCTTTTGCGGGTTCAAGAGCTACTCATCGACTGATCTGTTGACgtgggaggatgaaggcTTCCTTTTTGATGCACAGACGGAATACTGGCAAACCATGTGCGCGGACGTGGCAGCATGTTTCCGTCCAAAAGTGTTGAAGAACCCTAAATACAACGAGTATATCATGTGGATG AACTCAGGCTCTTCGAATTACAGCTACACAGTCTTCAACTCGAGCTCGCCAACAGGACCATTCGTACAAGTCGGGCAGCCAGTCATGCCTTATGCTCGTGGAAATACGTCGTACGGAAATGGTGACTTTGGCATCCATATTGGGCCGGATGGGACGGGCTACATCGCGTTCGATACTACGCCGCATGTATCCGGTCCATCACTGTTCGCAACGCCCAATATTACCTACGGGATTGTCCAGCGCTTGACCCCCGACTACAAGGCAACAGAAAAAGCGTACATGGTTACGGATCTGACAAATATAGAAGCCTGGGACATTTGGTACCGGAACGGATGGTGGTATTTGACT TTTGGTCATATATGCGGCTTCTGCGACGCAACAGACACAAGCTACATCAAGTCTCGTGATCCTTTAGGTCCTTGGCGTGAGGCTGATCGAGTGCGAATTACAGACAGTTCCTGTAATGGGCAGCATAACATGGTTGCTAAGTTGCCCAgagcccagcagcacgatgaggatgatgactTCGTCTACCTCTACGGCTCCGACAACTGGATCGGACAGGTCAACGAAGGCAAGGCCGGAAGTCATTGGGAACCGCTCAAGTTTCGTCCCGATGGATCAATACAGCCCTTAGATTGCTACGCGCCTTCCTACGATGTACCAGTAAAGACAACAACCCCAAAAATCGAAAGTGTCATGGATCATGCAGCCGTTAAAAGCGGACCGGGGAACTACACTTGGAGCTGCGATCTCGGGGTGATGAATCACAATTTCCTCTGGCAATTCTTCCGTGCACCCAAGAGCGGGAATGTAACGGCGTTCGGCGTAAACATTGCCCAGCAAGC CAATAATTATCCTCTGGAGCTGTCTCTCAGCCAAGTCAGAAATATCGAAAAGCTGTTTACGCCTAACGGTGGTGTAGATAGCCTCTGGAGCGATAGCTTTGCCGTTGAATCGCTGGGATGGTCACTTCCGATGCTCACG GGTGAATATTACTCCATTTCCGCATCCACAACAGGTGGAACGGTGCCTTATTGCTATATGTATCGCTCTATTGAAAAGGACAGCAAGAGAAAACACGACGAGTCAGCCGATACATTTATGGCGGAGATTCAGCAAGGAAAGTACCCACTCTTCCCTCTAGAGGGAAAGGAGATGATCTTCTATGTCCACATAGAATAG
- a CDS encoding uncharacterized protein (ID:PFLUO_005244-T1.cds;~source:funannotate), with product MYTTTLLVWYQLVNLLLLGPAYSIHIDPSSLQCNGLTTPLGLATANPRLSWILTSQERDDPQTAYQIQATSDEAFRYIDLWDTEKAISSNTAVIYAGKALASRDRVFWRVRAWDADGRVGPWSSVTWFELALMQQSDWVAKWITNENYVTGKNGLPVFTKAFKTSCDPIRARLYYIGLGVQSATLNGRPVTDEVLLPSYSTMNTTLFYSSYDVAHQLRPGDNMLVVELGKGVYDAEKGLDGRYTKFIARNTPLPLKMLAQLEYICANGSKETVVSDNKWRTTTAGPLLESNWYGGEEYDARRNLSAARSHDSNNDEWVNANITTSSYPDLHPRLASPEMPPLKTVETFPCVSVTKTDVSYVFDFGQNFAGWYRFHFRGKSGQRITIWPAEILLKNGSADQSTTGSPIFDGYTFAGDGVETYSPKFMYHGFRYLEIFGLLQTPSKEDIVGHHIRIDALPTGQLDVSVPLFNDIHRIIKQSVQNQMYSVLTDCPTREKMGWLDQDNLAIAPVLFSYDFRAFGRHMMKQMRDAQNSIGEVPTTAPQLTEFGSWPPYGDGYDTAPNWGMSIVLFAWDHYVTYGDVEVLEDSYPAMKAYIDYVSRMNETTHIIWYGLGDWEAIDQTTPFGVTGTSAYARGVQTMAQIAYVLGRGSDARKYAELHSEILAAFQKTFFHHSSTATTYGSGSQACDAIALDIGAVPAEYIDAVYQHLEKSIRQNGTHVTVGEVGLPALIRVLSVARYKDLMYDLMSSTTYPSYGLLVEQGSTSITEYWDGPLGTGSQDHIILDGGDVWLYSLAGMKQAEGSVAWQKIDFDPVIVGHVKAAKTEFQSVRGLTAAAWELDRQMFTYDVTVPVNSQGTVYMPGSLQNIYLDGISIQRHPDVHALNQAYGDRVMIQIGSGTYSFISRQAK from the coding sequence ATGTATACAACAACGCTACTGGTTTGGTACCAACTTGTCAACCTGCTTCTGCTTGGGCCTGCCTATTCGATTCATATCGACCCGTCCTCTCTTCAATGCAATGGTCTGACCACCCCTCTCGGTCTCGCAACGGCTAACCCTCGTCTCTCTTGGATTCTGACGTCACAGGAACGAGATGATCCGCAGACTGCCTACCAGATCCAGGCTACTTCTGATGAAGCATTCCGCTACATTGATCTTTGGGACACGGAGAAAGCGATCTCATCAAACACGGCTGTAATCTACGCCGGTAAAGCTCTGGCATCTCGTGACCGCGTCTTCTGGAGAGTCCGCGCCTGGGATGCAGATGGTCGCGTTGGTCCTTGGAGCTCTGTCACCTGGTTCGAGCTTGCATTGATGCAACAGAGCGATTGGGTTGCCAAATGGATCACCAATGAAAATTATGTTACCGGCAAGAATGGGCTGCCTGTTTTTACTAAAGCATTCAAAACTAGTTGCGACCCGATTCGCGCTAGGCTGTACTATATCGGCCTTGGGGTGCAGTCGGCCACCTTGAATGGGCGACCCGTAACGGACGAAGTACTGCTGCCAAGCTATTCCACGATGAACACCACATTGTTTTACAGCTCGTACGATGTTGCCCATCAGCTGCGTCCAGGAGACAATATGCTAGTTGTCGAATTGGGAAAGGGAGTATATGACGCCGAGAAAGGCCTGGATGGGCGATATACCAAATTCATTGCGCGCAACACACCGTTGCCCTTGAAAATGCTTGCACAGCTTGAGTACATCTGCGCCAATGGGAGCAAAGAGACTGTTGTCTCAGACAACAAATGGCGAACGACTACCGCTGGTCCACTTTTGGAATCCAATTGGTACGGCGGGGAAGAATATGATGCCCGTCGGAACCTGTCAGCTGCGCGCTCACACGATTCCAACAACGATGAATGGGTCAATGCAAACATCACGACCTCATCTTATCCCGATTTGCACCCTCGTCTCGCTAGCCCTGAGATGCCTCCTCTGAAAACCGTTGAAACCTTTCCCTGCGTATCCGTCACGAAAACGGATGTTAGCTACGTTTTCGATTTCGGCCAAAACTTTGCTGGCTGGTACCGCTTCCATTTCCGCGGGAAATCTGGTCAACGAATCACGATATGGCCGGCTGAGATTTTGTTGAAGAACGGCTCGGCGGACCAGAGTACAACAGGTTCGCCCATCTTCGATGGTTATACCTttgctggcgatggcgtggAGACCTACTCGCCTAAATTCATGTATCACGGCTTTCGATACTTAGAAATTTTTGGACTGCTGCAGACACCAAGCAAGGAGGACATTGTTGGGCATCACATCAGAATTGACGCTTTACCCACAGGCCAGCTTGATGTGAGCGTGCCTTTGTTCAATGATATTCATAGGATAATCAAACAATCGGTCCAGAACCAGATGTACTCCGTTCTTACAGACTGCCCAACcagagagaagatgggctggctggaccAAGACAATCTGGCCATTGCTCCCGTTCTCTTCTCCTACGATTTCCGAGCATTTGGCCGCCACATGATGAAACAGATGCGCGACGCTCAAAACTCTATCGGCGAGGTTCCCACAACGGCGCCGCAGCTCACCGAATTTGGGTCATGGCCGCCTTATGGAGACGGGTACGACACTGCGCCTAACTGGGGCATGTCGATTGTTCTGTTTGCTTGGGATCACTATGTCACGTACGGCGATGTCGAGGTTCTAGAGGACAGCTATCCGGCGATGAAAGCATACATTGATTACGTCTCCCGCATGAATGAAACCACTCACATTATCTGGTACGGTCTGGGCGACTGGGAAGCCATTGACCAGACTACGCCGTTCGGAGTGACGGGAACTTCAGCGTATGCACGAGGTGTACAGACCATGGCTCAAATCGCGTATGTGCTCGGTCGCGGCTCGGATGCTAGGAAGTACGCAGAACTTCACAGCGAGATCCTTGCAGCATTCCAAAAAACCTTCTTCCATCATAGCTCGACTGCCACGACGTATGGCTCAGGTTCGCAGGCCTGTGATGCCATCGCTCTCGACATCGGCGCTGTGCCTGCGGAATATATCGACGCCGTCTATCAGCACCTCGAGAAATCCATCCGTCAGAACGGAACACACGTCACGGTCGGAGAAGTGGGGCTTCCGGCTCTCATCCGTGTGCTCTCCGTCGCAAGATATAAGGATCTCATGTACGATCTCATGAGCTCAACAACGTATCCCAGCTATGGGCTCTTGGTAGAACAGGGTTCCACGTCCATAACAGAGTATTGGGACGGGCCTCTTGGGACAGGAAGTCAGGATCATATTATCCTAGATGGTGGCGATGTATGGCTATACAGTTTGGCTGGGATGAAGCAGGCTGAGGGGTCTGTAGCCTGGCAAAAAATTGATTTTGATCCCGTGATTGTGGGACATGTTAAAGCCGCAAAGACGGAGTTCCAGTCTGTCAGAGGTCTCACAGCTGCCGCCTGGGAACTCGATCGCCAGATGTTTACCTACGATGTTACCGTTCCTGTGAACAGCCAAGGTACTGTGTACATGCCTGGCTCTTTACAGAATATCTACTTGGACGGTATTTCGATTCAGAGACATCCGGACGTGCACGCCCTGAACCAGGCATATGGAGACCGAGTTATGATCCAGATTGGGTCTGGGACCTATTCTTTTATATCACGTCAGGCCAAATGA